Proteins from a single region of Aureibacter tunicatorum:
- a CDS encoding Na/Pi symporter produces MQKTLTSTSNGNWRRGADILGSILMTFCILIFFLLSVELMTVSFEHLGKETAQSILAIASNPYIGLFVGLFITALIQSSSTCTSMAIALVASNTLTVGEAVPIIMGANIGTTLTSTIVALGFIAKKNEFRKAISAAMLHDIFNILIVLILFPLEIRYQLLTNFASEIAQFVSDSSFNNPETLGHTFFWEVLDFRVVVEYFRSVLKSDVILVILSAAMVFTSLKLFSNFIYKRLISQSQSWFQNIIFRSPISSLSWGGLITALVQSSSVTTSLVVPFVATNKVSLRMAFPFVMGANLGTTITGFIAAVSQSEAALVIAVVHFLFNTAGILLFLPFKPIRESIVAFAFKLGNLTIKNRLWGFAYIILTFFLIPFLLIYFNK; encoded by the coding sequence ATGCAGAAGACACTGACATCTACATCTAATGGCAATTGGAGAAGAGGAGCTGATATACTAGGAAGCATCTTGATGACTTTCTGCATTCTTATATTTTTCCTTTTGTCTGTAGAGCTAATGACTGTTTCGTTCGAACATCTTGGTAAAGAAACAGCTCAAAGCATATTAGCGATAGCTTCAAATCCATATATCGGGCTTTTTGTAGGCCTTTTCATTACGGCTTTGATACAAAGCAGCTCTACCTGCACATCCATGGCAATAGCGCTTGTGGCTTCCAATACCCTTACCGTAGGAGAAGCAGTGCCTATCATCATGGGAGCCAATATCGGCACAACGTTGACCAGTACGATCGTCGCTTTAGGCTTTATCGCAAAAAAGAACGAATTCAGAAAAGCGATATCAGCGGCCATGTTGCATGATATCTTCAACATTTTAATCGTGTTGATTCTTTTCCCTCTGGAAATCAGGTACCAATTACTTACCAATTTCGCTTCTGAAATCGCCCAGTTTGTTTCTGATTCCTCATTCAACAATCCTGAAACACTTGGCCATACTTTCTTCTGGGAAGTGTTGGACTTTAGAGTAGTGGTGGAATATTTCAGGTCGGTTCTTAAAAGCGACGTTATTTTGGTTATACTTTCCGCCGCCATGGTATTTACATCCTTGAAGCTATTTTCAAACTTTATATACAAAAGGCTGATATCCCAATCGCAATCTTGGTTTCAAAACATCATATTCAGATCGCCAATCAGCTCCTTGTCTTGGGGAGGCTTGATCACAGCATTGGTTCAATCGAGCTCTGTAACCACATCACTGGTAGTTCCATTCGTAGCTACAAATAAAGTTAGTCTGAGAATGGCATTTCCTTTTGTAATGGGCGCAAACCTTGGAACAACCATAACTGGATTCATCGCCGCTGTGTCGCAATCAGAAGCGGCTTTGGTAATCGCAGTGGTGCACTTTCTATTCAATACAGCGGGGATTTTGCTATTTCTTCCATTCAAACCCATCAGAGAGTCTATTGTAGCTTTTGCCTTCAAACTAGGAAATCTTACGATAAAAAACAGACTTTGGGGATTCGCTTATATCATATTGACGTTTTTCCTGATACCGTTTTTATTGATTTACTTCAATAAATAA
- a CDS encoding Na/Pi cotransporter family protein produces MEFGIFDALRIVGALGFFIYGMKVMSEGIQNVAGDKMRNILGAMTSNRFMGMLTGVLITALVQSSSATTVMVVSFVNAGLLSLVQSIGVIMGANIGTTVTSWLITLLGLGKFSVAAISLPIIAIGFPMMFAKNVKWKYWSEVIIGFAILFMGLSELKSAMPDLKSNPEALSFVQDLTEMGYIAIPITVLIGTLLTIVVQSSSAAMAITLIMVNQGWIPLEIACAIVLGENIGTTVTANLAAMIGNVHAKRAARAHFIFNVFGVFWMLLAFPYFVDLIKAIMTSSVGDWLVSKIQGENSFNTISLSLFHTLFNIINVFVLIWFVNFIKDVVIKFVPSRGKEDEESHLEYMGDGIISSVQEAVEKVRGFGYIVGDMNKFIEGMLNAQNQEERDKNYNKISKYEQRTDELKVEIANYLTKLSESGTFTSQSVEIKELLSIIDDLERVADIYLRIAKAVKKMFAKNIELTQSQINDLNKMCELIKQSIEIMNKNLGQEDFSQVQKDEASNIENSINHLRKQLRKQNIKAIDASEYSLKSGMFFYDMIFSFELLANHVYNVTNDLAEDGIMD; encoded by the coding sequence ATGGAATTCGGAATATTCGATGCCTTGAGAATTGTCGGGGCCCTAGGGTTCTTCATTTACGGGATGAAGGTGATGAGCGAAGGCATCCAGAATGTCGCTGGCGACAAAATGAGAAACATTTTGGGCGCAATGACTTCCAACCGCTTCATGGGCATGCTCACTGGAGTATTGATTACCGCTTTGGTGCAGTCTTCTTCAGCCACTACAGTGATGGTAGTGAGTTTTGTGAATGCGGGCTTGCTTAGTTTGGTGCAGTCGATAGGTGTGATTATGGGTGCCAATATTGGTACTACGGTTACCAGTTGGTTGATTACGCTTCTTGGTTTAGGAAAGTTTAGCGTTGCGGCGATATCCTTGCCTATTATCGCGATTGGATTTCCAATGATGTTCGCAAAGAACGTCAAGTGGAAATATTGGTCGGAAGTTATTATCGGTTTCGCGATTCTTTTTATGGGATTGAGCGAGTTGAAATCAGCTATGCCTGATCTGAAAAGCAACCCTGAAGCTTTGAGCTTTGTTCAAGACTTGACAGAAATGGGGTATATTGCTATTCCGATTACGGTTTTGATTGGTACTTTGCTTACTATAGTTGTTCAATCTTCCAGCGCGGCGATGGCAATCACATTGATTATGGTAAACCAAGGTTGGATTCCGCTGGAAATCGCATGCGCTATTGTATTAGGAGAGAATATCGGAACTACGGTAACGGCTAATTTAGCGGCCATGATTGGTAATGTTCACGCTAAGAGAGCTGCCAGAGCCCACTTTATTTTCAATGTTTTTGGTGTGTTTTGGATGTTGTTGGCATTTCCGTATTTTGTTGATTTGATCAAGGCAATTATGACTTCTTCGGTTGGAGATTGGCTAGTGAGCAAGATCCAAGGCGAGAATTCATTCAATACGATATCTTTGTCATTATTCCATACACTATTCAATATCATCAATGTCTTTGTGTTGATTTGGTTTGTGAACTTTATCAAGGATGTTGTAATCAAATTTGTGCCGTCAAGAGGCAAGGAAGATGAAGAGTCTCATTTGGAATACATGGGAGATGGTATCATTTCTTCCGTTCAAGAAGCTGTTGAGAAAGTTCGTGGATTTGGATATATCGTCGGTGATATGAACAAGTTCATCGAAGGAATGCTCAATGCCCAAAATCAAGAGGAAAGAGACAAAAATTACAATAAAATCAGCAAGTACGAGCAGAGAACAGACGAACTTAAGGTTGAAATTGCGAATTATTTGACGAAGCTTTCAGAGTCTGGAACATTTACTTCCCAGTCTGTTGAAATTAAAGAATTGCTGAGCATAATCGATGATTTGGAGCGTGTGGCGGATATTTACTTGAGAATTGCCAAGGCCGTGAAGAAGATGTTCGCTAAAAATATAGAATTGACTCAGTCCCAAATTAATGATTTGAATAAGATGTGCGAGTTGATCAAGCAGTCGATAGAAATCATGAATAAAAACTTGGGACAAGAGGACTTCTCACAAGTTCAAAAGGATGAAGCTTCAAATATCGAGAACAGCATTAATCATTTGAGAAAGCAATTAAGAAAACAGAATATCAAGGCTATTGACGCATCTGAGTATAGCTTGAAAAGCGGTATGTTCTTCTATGATATGATTTTCTCTTTTGAATTATTGGCTAATCACGTTTACAATGTAACGAATGATTTGGCAGAGGATGGAATTATGGATTAA
- a CDS encoding LPP20 family lipoprotein gives MILKINRFLIILLVFASCAGAKRDAKFEDLPEWVKMKPKVSGRYIGIGKASRSGYPDQYRKEAERNALSDLVTQISVNVSSSSLLYDIEDSQTKSSYLFNRVKLHAEDMVEGYQVDQQFESVDQIWVMCSISKLEYEARKKARKEQNLANSLKSFVQAGGYYDQGKHALAIQTYLKALSYISQYFDESTLAELNGEDIDLANACKKKVVDIIDSIRIEPVKDIFIDRKSLEVGINKAMFETKDALGRNVFDLPFDYKIIDNYYSSSTEFTDKQGRGFVDLKNFEKHVQSQTLDINITLENIAEEYTADLLVRGLFHDSFEADKLLKLAVQIKQPELMIDFEGIEYARLNQRIKEQLVDKGVNLVREGRNATKLSIRIDRVSEEALLIKASLNGEAIKEDKSSKIQLLESDDIYAEESKLIWAWQKDIMPIVDRNVIGEE, from the coding sequence ATGATCCTGAAGATTAATCGCTTTTTGATTATTTTATTGGTTTTTGCTTCATGCGCTGGAGCTAAACGCGACGCAAAGTTTGAAGATTTGCCCGAGTGGGTTAAAATGAAACCAAAAGTTTCTGGTCGATATATAGGAATAGGCAAAGCGTCTCGTAGCGGATATCCGGATCAATACAGAAAAGAGGCTGAAAGAAATGCGTTGTCGGATCTGGTAACTCAAATATCTGTTAATGTATCCAGCAGTTCATTGCTTTATGATATTGAAGATAGCCAGACTAAATCATCTTATCTTTTCAATAGGGTTAAATTGCATGCCGAGGATATGGTGGAAGGTTATCAAGTTGATCAGCAGTTTGAGTCGGTAGATCAAATATGGGTGATGTGCTCTATTTCCAAACTTGAGTATGAAGCCAGGAAAAAAGCTCGAAAAGAGCAAAATTTGGCCAATTCTCTAAAGAGCTTTGTGCAAGCTGGTGGATACTATGATCAAGGCAAACATGCTTTGGCTATTCAAACTTACCTGAAGGCATTGTCTTATATAAGTCAGTATTTTGACGAATCAACTTTGGCGGAGTTGAATGGCGAGGATATTGATTTGGCGAATGCATGCAAAAAAAAGGTTGTTGACATTATCGATTCGATCAGAATTGAGCCTGTAAAAGATATCTTTATTGATAGAAAATCGCTGGAAGTTGGAATAAACAAGGCGATGTTTGAAACTAAAGACGCATTGGGCCGAAACGTATTTGATTTACCCTTTGACTACAAAATCATAGACAATTATTACTCCTCGTCGACAGAATTCACTGATAAGCAAGGTAGAGGGTTTGTTGACTTGAAAAACTTTGAAAAGCATGTTCAAAGCCAAACATTGGATATAAACATAACTTTGGAAAATATTGCTGAAGAGTATACTGCTGATTTATTGGTAAGAGGCTTGTTTCATGACAGCTTTGAAGCGGATAAATTATTAAAGTTAGCGGTTCAAATTAAGCAACCTGAACTGATGATTGATTTCGAAGGTATTGAGTATGCGAGGTTAAACCAAAGAATAAAAGAACAGCTTGTAGATAAGGGTGTGAACTTAGTTCGTGAAGGAAGAAATGCTACAAAGTTGAGTATTAGAATTGATAGAGTAAGCGAAGAAGCTTTGTTGATAAAAGCATCTTTGAATGGAGAAGCTATTAAGGAAGACAAGTCTTCCAAAATCCAGTTGCTTGAGTCCGATGATATCTATGCCGAGGAAAGCAAATTGATTTGGGCTTGGCAAAAAGATATAATGCCGATTGTCGATAGAAATGTAATAGGTGAAGAATGA
- the dnaE gene encoding DNA polymerase III subunit alpha yields the protein MYLVYDTETTGLPKNFSAPITDHENWPRLVQLAWQIHDEKGDLVEVKNFIVKPDGFTIPFNAEKIHGISTKRAMKQGMPLDYVLEEFSKAVEKSKFVVGHNIGFDVNIMGAEYDRREWDTGLIMDMPVIDTKDEATDYCAIPGGRGGKFKWPTLTELHTKLFGEAFAEAHNASADVEATARCFLELIRIDVIGHERLGTTEDVIKVFKDNNPKTIELIGLNIEPYTPDNVEFAEEDSDSGITSQASDIDLTDIPYSHLHVHSQYSVLQATCQIGGIVNKAKEDGMPAVALTDHGNMMAAFHFVRDALKAEIKPILGCEYYVAEDYKKRQFTKDNPDRRFNQVLIAKHKEGYHNLAKMSSLAYIDGLYAGYPRIDKELIKEYKEGLMAFTGSLNGEIPNLILNVGEEKAEEAFKWWHEQFGDDFYVELIRHGLPEEDHVNEVLFGFAQKYGVKYFASNNVYYENQDGSNAHDILLCVKDGEKQSTPIGKGRGFRYGFPNDQFYFKSQADMKELFKDLPEAIVTTNEIVEKCESYKLAREVLLPAFDIPEQFIDPKDEEDGGKRGENAFLKHLTFEGAKKRYDEITPEIKERLDFELMIIEKTGYPGYFLIVQDFTSAAREMGVSVGPGRGSAAGSAVAYCIGITNVDPIAYDLLFERFLNPDRVSLPDIDIDFDDEGRQRIINWVVDKYGFNQVSHIITYGTMAAKSSIRDTARVLDLPLPDADRIAKLVPDMKLKKLFGMDDRQLSDKLNSEQMDMAHQLKSIAAQPNLEGEVVSTARVLEGSVRNTGIHACGVIITPDDIRKFIPVSTAKDADLLVTQFDNSVVEDAGMLKMDFLGLKTLSIIKDAIRIVKERHSVEIDPDEIPLDDSKTYELYQRGETNGTFQFESPGMQKHLKALKPDKFGDLIAMNALYRPGPLEYIPNFIARKHGQEPIIYDLGDMEEYLAETYGITVYQEQVMLLSQKLAGFTKGEADMLRKAMGKKIFALLEKLKPKFIDGGKERGHDEQRLNKIWKDWEAFAAYAFNKSHSTCYSVVAFHTGYLKANYPAEYMASVLTHNMNDIKKVTFFMEECQRMGIPVLGPDVNESQLDFTVNNNGEIRFGLGAIKGVGEGAVEVIIKERSNKGSFNSIFDLTKRIDLRSANKKTLENLALAGAFDSFQNIHRAQFFAQDQKGLSLLEKSIKFGASHQESENSVQTSLFGGDSGVQMPEPEIPTCEEWSTMDKLNKEKEVVGIYISGHPLDDYRLELENFCNQGIADLSKDNPESLIGKEITIGGCVSQIGHRFTKKGQPFGTLTVEDYSGSFTFFLFSEDYVRFKQYMVEGWFLFIKGKMQRQRWDETRIDFKISQIELLSDVKDKYCKGFKISVNVQELDEGIAEFMTEIPQKHPGSIPYHIELIDRGNQIQVDTMSRNYTVNPDSKLLEELKQYPELKCKLI from the coding sequence ATGTATTTAGTTTACGATACCGAGACCACCGGACTTCCGAAGAACTTTTCCGCGCCAATCACCGACCATGAAAACTGGCCAAGGCTAGTCCAGTTGGCTTGGCAAATTCATGATGAAAAAGGCGACTTGGTGGAAGTCAAGAATTTCATCGTAAAACCCGACGGCTTTACCATTCCATTTAATGCTGAAAAGATCCATGGTATTTCTACCAAAAGAGCAATGAAGCAAGGTATGCCTCTTGATTATGTATTGGAAGAATTTTCCAAGGCCGTGGAAAAATCAAAATTCGTTGTTGGACACAATATTGGCTTTGACGTCAATATCATGGGAGCAGAATACGACAGACGTGAATGGGATACCGGCCTGATCATGGACATGCCTGTCATTGATACCAAAGATGAAGCCACCGACTACTGCGCCATCCCTGGGGGTCGTGGTGGCAAATTCAAATGGCCTACGCTGACGGAACTGCATACGAAACTATTTGGCGAAGCATTCGCAGAAGCCCATAATGCCTCTGCCGATGTTGAAGCCACGGCAAGGTGTTTTCTGGAATTAATCAGAATAGATGTCATAGGCCATGAAAGGCTTGGCACCACAGAAGACGTTATCAAGGTATTTAAGGATAATAACCCCAAGACCATTGAGCTTATAGGGCTGAATATCGAGCCTTACACCCCTGATAATGTCGAATTCGCAGAAGAGGACAGCGATTCTGGAATTACCAGTCAAGCTTCAGACATTGATCTGACAGATATTCCTTATTCGCACTTGCATGTGCATTCTCAATATTCGGTATTGCAAGCAACTTGTCAAATAGGAGGAATCGTCAACAAAGCCAAAGAAGACGGCATGCCTGCCGTGGCGTTAACGGACCATGGAAATATGATGGCGGCCTTTCACTTTGTTAGGGACGCACTCAAGGCTGAAATCAAACCGATATTAGGCTGTGAATATTATGTGGCCGAAGATTATAAAAAAAGACAATTCACCAAAGACAATCCGGATCGCAGATTCAATCAAGTGCTAATAGCCAAGCACAAAGAAGGCTATCATAACTTGGCAAAAATGAGCTCTCTGGCTTATATCGATGGATTATACGCTGGTTATCCTCGAATTGATAAAGAACTTATAAAAGAATACAAAGAAGGCTTAATGGCTTTCACGGGAAGCCTAAATGGTGAAATTCCAAATCTTATACTTAATGTCGGCGAAGAAAAAGCCGAAGAAGCATTTAAATGGTGGCATGAACAATTTGGAGATGACTTCTATGTAGAATTAATTCGCCATGGACTGCCTGAAGAAGATCACGTCAACGAAGTATTATTTGGCTTCGCACAAAAATACGGTGTCAAATACTTCGCTTCCAACAATGTCTATTATGAGAATCAAGACGGATCGAACGCTCACGATATTTTGCTATGCGTGAAAGATGGAGAGAAGCAATCAACACCGATAGGGAAGGGAAGAGGCTTCAGATACGGATTTCCTAACGATCAATTCTACTTCAAGAGTCAAGCTGATATGAAAGAGCTTTTCAAAGATCTTCCTGAAGCTATCGTCACTACCAATGAAATCGTCGAAAAATGCGAATCATATAAGCTCGCTAGAGAAGTCCTTCTTCCTGCCTTTGACATTCCAGAACAATTCATCGACCCCAAAGATGAGGAAGACGGTGGCAAAAGAGGTGAAAATGCCTTTCTAAAGCATTTGACGTTTGAAGGAGCAAAGAAAAGGTATGATGAGATTACCCCTGAGATAAAAGAAAGGCTCGACTTTGAGTTGATGATTATAGAGAAGACTGGATATCCGGGATACTTTCTAATCGTACAGGATTTTACTTCTGCCGCTCGAGAAATGGGTGTTTCAGTTGGTCCGGGAAGGGGATCTGCCGCAGGTTCCGCTGTGGCATACTGCATCGGAATTACAAATGTTGACCCTATTGCTTACGACCTGCTATTTGAGCGTTTCCTAAACCCTGACAGAGTATCGCTTCCCGATATTGATATTGACTTTGATGATGAAGGAAGACAGAGAATCATCAATTGGGTAGTTGACAAATATGGCTTTAACCAAGTATCGCATATCATCACCTATGGTACAATGGCTGCAAAATCATCCATAAGAGATACTGCAAGAGTACTTGACCTTCCTCTTCCTGATGCTGACCGAATAGCCAAGCTAGTTCCTGACATGAAGCTGAAAAAGCTCTTTGGCATGGATGACAGACAACTTTCTGACAAGCTCAATTCCGAGCAGATGGATATGGCTCATCAACTAAAAAGCATTGCCGCGCAACCTAATCTGGAAGGAGAAGTAGTTAGCACAGCCAGAGTATTGGAAGGTTCAGTGAGGAATACTGGTATCCATGCCTGCGGAGTAATCATTACTCCGGATGATATACGTAAATTCATTCCTGTATCCACTGCCAAGGACGCTGACCTTCTTGTTACACAGTTTGACAACTCTGTAGTGGAAGATGCTGGAATGCTGAAGATGGACTTTTTAGGCCTAAAGACACTAAGTATCATTAAAGATGCCATCAGGATCGTCAAGGAAAGGCATAGCGTGGAAATAGATCCAGATGAAATTCCTCTTGATGATAGCAAGACATACGAACTTTACCAAAGAGGAGAGACCAACGGTACATTCCAGTTTGAGTCTCCGGGAATGCAGAAGCACCTTAAAGCTTTGAAGCCCGATAAATTCGGCGACCTTATTGCCATGAACGCCTTGTACCGTCCAGGGCCATTGGAGTATATTCCAAACTTTATCGCCCGTAAACATGGACAAGAGCCTATCATCTATGATTTGGGTGACATGGAGGAATACCTTGCCGAAACTTACGGTATTACAGTTTACCAAGAGCAGGTGATGCTTCTGTCTCAAAAGCTCGCAGGATTCACCAAAGGTGAAGCCGATATGCTTCGTAAAGCGATGGGTAAAAAGATATTTGCTTTGCTGGAAAAACTCAAGCCTAAGTTCATCGACGGAGGAAAAGAAAGAGGCCATGACGAGCAAAGATTGAATAAAATATGGAAAGACTGGGAAGCGTTTGCGGCTTACGCTTTCAACAAATCCCACTCAACATGTTACTCTGTAGTTGCTTTCCATACCGGATACCTGAAAGCCAATTATCCGGCAGAATATATGGCTTCGGTGCTAACGCATAATATGAATGACATCAAAAAGGTTACTTTCTTTATGGAAGAATGCCAAAGAATGGGAATTCCTGTATTGGGGCCAGATGTCAACGAATCCCAATTGGACTTTACGGTAAATAATAATGGAGAAATTCGTTTCGGCCTTGGTGCAATCAAAGGTGTTGGAGAAGGGGCTGTAGAAGTAATCATCAAGGAAAGAAGCAATAAAGGCTCATTCAACTCTATTTTCGACCTTACTAAAAGAATCGATTTAAGGTCTGCCAATAAAAAAACGTTGGAAAACCTCGCACTGGCCGGAGCTTTCGATTCTTTTCAGAATATTCATAGAGCCCAATTTTTTGCCCAAGATCAAAAAGGATTAAGCTTGCTCGAAAAGTCGATAAAGTTTGGCGCTTCCCATCAAGAAAGCGAGAACTCGGTTCAGACATCTCTTTTTGGCGGTGATTCAGGCGTGCAAATGCCTGAGCCTGAGATTCCAACTTGCGAAGAGTGGAGCACTATGGACAAGCTTAATAAAGAAAAAGAAGTTGTCGGTATTTATATCTCCGGTCACCCTCTGGATGATTACAGGCTAGAGCTTGAAAACTTTTGCAATCAAGGCATTGCGGACCTGAGCAAAGACAACCCTGAGAGCTTGATCGGCAAAGAGATCACTATCGGTGGTTGCGTAAGCCAAATTGGACATAGATTTACCAAAAAAGGCCAACCATTTGGAACGCTAACAGTAGAGGATTATTCAGGCTCATTCACATTCTTCCTTTTTTCTGAGGATTATGTGCGCTTCAAGCAATACATGGTCGAAGGCTGGTTCTTGTTCATCAAAGGCAAAATGCAACGACAAAGATGGGATGAAACCAGAATTGACTTCAAAATCAGTCAAATCGAATTGCTAAGCGATGTTAAAGATAAATATTGCAAAGGGTTCAAAATCTCTGTCAATGTTCAAGAACTTGACGAAGGTATCGCTGAATTCATGACTGAAATCCCGCAGAAGCACCCCGGATCGATTCCTTACCATATAGAACTAATCGATAGAGGAAATCAAATCCAAGTTGACACGATGTCAAGAAACTATACGGTAAATCCTGATAGTAAACTTCTGGAAGAACTCAAGCAATATCCAGAATTGAAATGCAAGCTTATTTAG
- a CDS encoding DUF493 family protein, whose protein sequence is MTYTDPSIVEFKKKLEEQHSFPGDYVFKFIVANDKVGEVENLLPNASWSKRPSKNGKYVSMTTKHKASSSEIVIDTYINAKKIEGIISL, encoded by the coding sequence ATGACTTATACAGACCCTTCGATAGTAGAATTCAAGAAAAAGCTTGAGGAGCAACATAGTTTTCCTGGCGATTATGTATTCAAGTTTATCGTTGCCAATGACAAGGTTGGAGAAGTGGAAAATTTGCTTCCTAACGCTAGTTGGAGTAAAAGGCCCTCAAAAAATGGCAAATATGTGAGTATGACGACTAAGCACAAGGCTTCGTCCAGTGAAATTGTCATTGACACATATATTAACGCCAAAAAAATAGAAGGCATAATTTCTTTATAG